Proteins found in one Streptomyces sp. NBC_00461 genomic segment:
- a CDS encoding acetyl-CoA C-acetyltransferase, translating to MAEAYIVEAVRTPVGRRRGGLSGVHPADLGAHVLKELMARSGVEPAAVEDVVFGCLDAVGPQAGDIARTCWLAAGLPEEVPGVTVDRQCGSSQQAVHFAAQAVLSGTQDLVVAGGVQNMSQIPIAFATRQAAEPLGFTQGPFAGSEGWRARYGDRPVNQFAGAEMIAAKWGISRQDQEEFALRSHQRALRAIDEGRFERETVAHGSVAVDEGPRRDTSLEKMAGLKPVLDGGTVTAACSSQVSDGAAAMLLASERAVREHGLTPRARVHHLSVRGEDPIRMLSAPIPATAHALKKTGLTIDDIDLVEINEAFAPVVLAWLKETGADPEKVNVNGGAIALGHPLGATGARLMTTLLHELERTGTRFGLQTMCEGGGQANVTIIERL from the coding sequence ATGGCCGAGGCCTACATCGTCGAAGCGGTCCGCACGCCCGTCGGGCGGCGCCGGGGAGGGCTGAGCGGGGTCCATCCCGCCGACCTCGGTGCCCACGTGCTGAAGGAGCTGATGGCCCGCTCGGGCGTGGAACCGGCCGCCGTCGAGGACGTCGTTTTCGGCTGTCTGGACGCGGTGGGGCCGCAGGCCGGGGACATCGCGCGGACCTGCTGGCTGGCGGCCGGACTGCCCGAGGAGGTGCCGGGCGTGACGGTCGACCGGCAGTGCGGTTCCTCGCAGCAGGCCGTGCACTTCGCGGCGCAGGCCGTGCTGTCCGGCACGCAGGACCTGGTGGTAGCGGGCGGCGTGCAGAACATGTCGCAGATCCCCATCGCCTTCGCGACCCGCCAGGCCGCCGAGCCACTGGGCTTCACACAGGGCCCCTTCGCGGGCAGCGAGGGCTGGCGGGCACGGTACGGGGACCGGCCGGTGAACCAGTTCGCCGGGGCCGAGATGATCGCCGCGAAGTGGGGCATCAGCCGCCAGGACCAGGAGGAGTTCGCGCTCCGGTCGCACCAGCGGGCGCTCCGGGCCATCGACGAGGGCCGCTTCGAGCGGGAGACCGTCGCCCACGGCTCGGTCGCCGTCGACGAGGGTCCCCGCCGGGACACCTCCCTGGAGAAGATGGCCGGACTCAAGCCGGTCCTCGACGGCGGCACCGTCACCGCCGCCTGCTCCTCACAGGTCTCCGACGGCGCGGCGGCCATGCTGCTCGCCTCCGAGCGGGCGGTGCGCGAGCACGGGCTGACGCCACGCGCGCGCGTGCACCACCTCTCCGTGCGCGGCGAGGACCCCATCCGCATGCTGTCCGCACCGATACCGGCCACCGCCCACGCCCTGAAGAAGACCGGCCTGACGATCGACGACATCGATCTGGTCGAGATCAACGAGGCCTTCGCGCCGGTCGTCCTGGCCTGGCTGAAGGAGACCGGCGCCGACCCGGAGAAGGTCAACGTCAACGGCGGCGCCATCGCCCTCGGCCACCCCCTCGGCGCGACCGGCGCGAGGCTGATGACAACCCTGCTGCACGAACTGGAACGCACCGGCACCCGCTTCGGCCTGCAGACCATGTGCGAGGGGGGCGGCCAGGCCAATGTGACGATCATTGAACGGCTCTGA